A region of the Nocardia higoensis genome:
ACTGCGGGGCGGGCCGGGCGGGTAACCGGACCGACCACGCATACTGTTCGGGTGCTCGAGAAAGCGGACACCTTGACGAGGCTGCGCACGCGCGGCGCCGTCCTGGCGCGCCGGGCCGAGGTCGTCATCGACCTCAACTACGTCGGAATCGTCGTCGCCACCCTGTTCTTCGCGCTGTCGGTGACCCCGTCGCTGGTGCCGCGTGACTGGCTGTTCCAAGGACTGATCAGCGGGGTCAACGCCGCGCTCGGTTACGGCCTCGGCTGTCTGCTGGAGTGGGGCTTCCGTTCCTCGATCCGTCCCAGGCTCACCATGATCCCGCCCGCACCGAGCTGGGTGGTCTACGCGGTGAAGGCGGCCGTGCTGACGACCGCCGGGCTGACCGCGGCGCTGATGCTGGTGCAGTCGGCGCGCTGGCAGCGCGAGATCACCGCGCTGATGGGCATGGAGGGCACCACGACGCCCGCCTACCTGCGTACCGGGCTGCTGAGCCTGGCGATCGGCGTCATCGTGGTGGCTGTCTATCGCACCATCCGCGAGATCGTGCTCTTCCTGGCCAGAGAGCTCAATCGCTGGGTCCGGGTGCCGCGCGAACTCGCCCCCGCCGTCGGCGCGCTGGTGCTGGTGGTGGCGGCGACCACGATCTTCAACGGCGTCGCCACCCGGGCCTTCTTCGCCGTCGCCAACTCGGCGTTCAGCGTGCGCAACGATCACACCTCGCCCAACGCGGTGCAGCCGCGACTGCCGCAGCGCTCGGGCAGTCCGGAATCGTTCGCGGCGTGGGACACCCTCGGGTTCGAGGGGCGCTGGTTCGTCTCGCAAGGGCCCACCGCGAGCCGGATCGCCGCGGTCACCGGCCGGCCCGCCCAGGAACCCATCCGCGCCTACGTCGGTCTGGAATCCGCCGAAGGCGAGGAGACCCATGCCGAGCTGGCCGTGCGCGAACTCGAGCGCGCGGGCGCTTTCGACCGGAAGGTGCTGGTCGTGGCCACCAGCACCGGCACCGGTTGGGTGAACTCGATGGCCGCGGGCGCGATCGAGTACATGTACGGCGGGGACAGCGCGATCCTCGCCACGCAGTACTCGTATCTGCCCAGTGTGCTGTCGTTCCTGGCGGACAAGGGCAAGGCCGCCTCGGCGGGCAGGCAGATCTTCGACGCGGTGTACCAGCGCTGGTCGCGGGAGCCGGTGCAGAGCAGGCCGAAGTTGTTCGTCTACGGCGAGAGCCTCGGTTCGCAGGGGTCGGAGGAGGCGTTCGCCGGGCTGGCGGACCTGCGCGGCAAGGTCGACGGCGCGCTGTGGGTGGGACCGCCGAATTCCAACCGGCTGTGGAAGCAGATCGTCGACCGCCGCGACCCCGGCTCGCCGGAGGTACTGCCGATGTACGCCGACGGGCTGGTCGTGCGTTTCGCCGCCGACGCACCGGATCTGGCGGAGCCCGGACCACAGTGGGAGACGCCGCGCATCGCCTACCTCCAGCATGCCTCCGACCCGATCGTCTGGTGGTCGCCCGACCTGATCTTCTCCCGTCCCGACTGGCTGGCCGAACCGCGCGGCTCGGACGTGTCCTCGCAGATGCGCTGGGCGCCGTTCATCACCTTCTGGCAGGTCACCGCCGACCTGACCAATGCCCAGGGCGTCGCCGACGGTCACGGCCACCGCTACGGCAGTCTGGTCGTCGACGCCTGGGCCGCCATCGCCCAGCCCGCCGACTGGACCCCCGAGCTCGCCGAGCGGGTGCGTTTCCAGCTGGAGTCGGCCGAGGACTTCGAACGAGCCACCAAGTGAGCCCGCGTCTTTCCCACGCGCCGGTGATCCGGTTGTTCCCGGCGTTCGCCGCGCTGATCGCTCCGCCGCTGTGGAACAACCGGATCGCGCCCGCGCTCGGCCTGGGTCGACGCGGCCGCACCCTGGCCCATCTCGGCTTCGCGACCGGTTACGCCGCCACTTTCGCGGGACGGCCGAACTGGTGTTCCGCCACGGGCCTTCGCGTGGGGCTCGCGGTGAGCTCGGTCCTCGTGACCGGCACGGCCGCCGCGCTCGCCCTCGCCCCGGTACGCGCCGTCCTCACCGAAACCCCCGACCGCGTGCCCGATGTGTCACCGGCGGAATGGATCGCGGTGCACATCCCCTTCGGCACCGTCGTGGCCGAGGAACTCGTCTTCCGCGCCACCCTCGACCCGCTGCTGACCGCCCGGTTCGGTGCCCGCCCTGCCCTGCTCCTCGGCGCGGCCGCCTTCGGTCTCTGGCACATCCACCCCGCCCGTAGCGCGGGTGACCGGGTGCTCCCGACCGTCGTGGCCACCACCGCCGCGGGCGTTGTGTTCACTCTGCTGAACCGCTGTGCCCGCAGCACCACCGCCCCCGCGCTGCTGCATTTCACCCTCGATGCCGTCGGTGCGGTGATCGTCACGCTCGCTCGGCGGAGGCACGACTCGTGACGCGGGAGGACGGCGGTAGCCTCGCGGAGTGGCACGGCGCAGAGTTGATCCGGGGGAGTTGCGGGCCGCGGTGGCGGCGGTGAGCGAGTGGTTGCGCGACGAGCGGTCGGCCGCTCCGGCGCGTGCGGAGATCGCGGCCGCGGTGCGGGCGACCGCGCGGACGCTGGCGGAAGCCGCGCCGGGACACTCGGTGGAGGTGCGGGTGCCGCCGTTCGTGGCGGTGCAGTGCGTGGAGGGGCCGCGGCACACGCGCGGGACGCCGCCGAACGTCGTGGAGACCGATCCGCGCACCTGGTTGCTGCTGGCCACCGGGCTGTCGGAATTCGCGCGCGCCGTCGAGGACGGGGTGGTCACGGCGTCGGGCAGCCGGGCGGGCGAGATCGCGCGCTGGCTGCCGATCACGCGACCGGCCTCCGAATGATCCCCGATGGGGCGAGTCGCTCGGGCGAGTTCGTGCCGAGCCCCCACCGGTCGCCCGGATCGGATCAGGCGGGAACGCGCTCGCCCGCGCTGCGGTGCAGCCCCTTGTAGTCGTAGAAGCGGGTGATCACCAGGCCGAAGATCACGCCGAATACCAGCCCGAAGATCGTCATCCACAGCCCGCGGCCGAGCCCGGCGTTGAAGTCGGCGTTGAAGTACAGGATGGCTCGCACGGACAGGTACACCTGGTGCATGGGCTCGAACGTCGCCAGCCAGGCGAAGTAGCTCGGCGTCGCCTCGATCGGCACGGTGCCGCCGGAGGAGGGCAGGCCGAGCACCACGAACAGGATCAGGTTCACCAGCAGGCCGGCCGAGCCGAACGCCGCCAGCATGGACAACCCCGTGACCCCGACCGCGACGATCGCCAGCGCGCTGTAGAGGTACAGCGCCAACGGCCGCTCGATCGGCATGTCCAAGGCGTGTGCCACCACCAGGAAGACCCCGGCGATGACGATCGCCGCGCCGGTCATCACACCCCACTTCAGCAACAGGGTGCGCACCCGGGAGATCGGCGTCGGCGGGAAGTGCACATACCAGGGTCCGTACTCGGTCGGTACGAAACCGAACGCCGCGTCGACCATGGTGTGAATCGTCATGGCGCCGATCACGCCGACCAGCAGCAGCAACAGCGCGAAGAAGAACGCGGTCAGACCCTCGCCGGTGCCGCTGGGCAGCGGCCGGAACTCCTCGTGCACCAGCCGCAGCGGGGACTCCAGGGTGAGCTGCGTCGCGCCGCTGATCTCCGTGGGCGTGCCGCCGCCGGGCGGGGTCAGCTGGGCTCGCACCTGTTCGGTGAGCTGTCTGCCGACCTGCTCGTTCACCCGGGGGAACATCTGATCGGCGATGCGGTCGACGATGGTGGTCGCGAACGGGCCGACCCGCGGATTGGTCTGCACGATGATGATCGGCTGCTCCATGTCGCCGGGCACCACGCTGCCCACGCCCAGGATGCCCAGGCGCTTGCTGAAATCGCCGGGGATGATGATCGCGCCGTACACCTCGCCGTTGCGCAGCTGGCGCTGCGCCTCGTTGATGCCCAGTTCTCGCAGGTCGATCTCGTCGGCCGGAATCCCGGCGACAATGCCCTCGGCGACTTCTGTGCCGAAATTCACCTGCTCGGGTTCCGCGGCGGTGCCGAGGGTGTCGCCGACGTCCATGTTCACCAGCGCGACGGGGAACCCGTGCAGGTTCTCCTCCGGATCGGCCACATAGGCCAGATACAGATAGCTCAGCAGAGTCGCGACCAGCGTGATCACGACCAGCGGAAAGACCGTCGCGCGCAGCAGTGTGTGCGGCTTGGGCGGCCGGGACGGTGCGGTCTGTTCCGTCGGCCGGTTTTCGCTCATCACGATCGAAAGGTACCGCCCGGGCGGCTGTCGGCACATCCTCCGGCAGGTGTGATTGCCGTCGGTATGCCGAAGCGGTGATCGCGCGACCAGTGGGCACCCGTAGAATGGCGAGAGCCCCCAAGCCCGCCCGAACAGGGAGCGTACGGTGATCAACGCCGAATCCGCGGTCGACAACCTCGCCGCCACCTCGGACCAGGACGAGAACGAACCACGCGAGGAGTGTGGTGTTTTCGGTGTCTGGGCCCCGAGCGAGGACGTGGCCAAGCTCACGTACTACGGCCTCTACGCGCTCCAGCATCGCGGCCAGGAAGCGGCGGGCATCGCGGTCTCCGACGGTCAGCAGATCCTGGTGTTCAAGGATCTCGGGCTGGTCAGTCAGGTGTTCGACGAGCAGACGCTGGCCGCCATGCCGGGTCACATCGCCGTCGGGCACTGCCGTTACTCCACCACCGGCGGCGTGACCTGGGAGAACGCTCAGCCGATCTTCCGCACCACCGCTGTCGGCTCCGGCCTGGCCCTCGGTCACAACGGCAACCTCGTCAACACCGCCGAGCTGGCCGGTCGCGCACGGGAACTCGGCCTGATCGGCACACCGGTCGCCGCCGACGGGCGCCCGCAGCCGGTAGGTGCCACCTCCGACTCCGATGTGATGACCGCGCTGCTGGCCCACGCCGCCGCGGACTCGAGCATCGAACAGGCCGCGATGACACTGCTGCCGCAGCTGCGCGGCGCGTTCTGCCTGACCTTCATGGACGAGCACACCCTCTACGCCGCGCGTGACCCCCACGGTGTGCGACCGCTGTGCCTGGGCAGGCTCGAACGCGGCTGGGTGGTGGCCAGCGAGACCGCCGCGCTGGACATCGTCGGCGCCGCCTTCGTCCGCGAGATCGAACCCGGCGAACTGCTGGCCATCGACGCCGAGGGCGTGCGGTCGATGCGCTTCGCCAACCCCGAGCCCAAAGGCTGTGTCTTCGAGTACGTGTACCTGGCCCGCCCGGACTCCACCATCGCGGGCCGCTCGGTGCACGCGACGCGCGTGGAGATCGGGCGCAGGCTCGCCAAGGAGCATCCGATCGAGGCCGACCTGGTGATCCCGGTGCCCGAATCCGGGACCCCCGCCGCCGTCGGCTACGCGCAGGGTTCCGGCGTCCCCTACGGCCAGGGCCTGATGAAAAACGCCTACGTGGGTCGTACCTTCATCCAACCCAGTCAGACCATCCGCCAGCTCGGCATCCGGCTCAAGCTCAATCCGCTGCGCGAGGTCATCCGCGGCAAACGGCTGGTCGTGGTCGACGACTCGATCGTGCGCGGCAACACCCAGCGCGCCCTGATCCGGATGCTGCGCGAGGCGGGTGCGCTGGAGATCCACGTGCGCATCGCCTCCCCGCCGGTCAAGTGGCCCTGCTTCTACGGCATCGACTTCGCCTCCAGAGCCGAGCTGATCGCCAACGGCGCGGGCGCCGACGACAGCTACCAGGACATGGTCGAAGCCGTCCGCCGCTCCATCGGCGCGGATTCGCTCGGCTACATCTCCACCGAGGGCATGATCGCCGCCACCGAGCAGCCGCGCTCGCGACTGTGCTGTGCCTGTTTCGACGGCGATTATCCGATTCCGCTCCCGACCGAAGCTTCCATCGGCAAGAATCTGCTCGAGGGCATGCTCACCGGGCAGCCGGAATCGGTTCTGCTCGGCGACAACGCCAACGCCAGCGCGCTGAGTCGTCCCTGACTCCCCGTCGTAGTCGTCCTGACTGCCGTCGTCGAGCCGTCCCGCGATCGGGTCGCGTGGAGGCCGACACCCATGCGTGCCCGAGATCCGGTTCGGGTAGCGTGATCAGGCATGTATCCGCCGATCCGGTTTGGAGCTCTCCCCGAAAATGACTGAACAGACCCCCACCGGCGGTGCCTCGTACGCCGCGGCAGGCGTGGACATCGAAGCCGGTGATCGCGCAGTCGAGTTGTTCGGGCCATTGGCGAAGAAGGCCACTCGCCCCGAAGTCCAAGGTGGCCTCGGTGGGTTCGCCGGTCTCTTCGCACTCAAGGGCGGCTACCGTGAACCGCTGCTCGCCGCCTCCACCGACGGCGTGGGCACCAAGATCGCGGTCGCCCAGGCCATGGACAAGCACGACACCGTCGGCCTCGATCTGGTCGCCATGGTGGTCGACGACCTCGTCGTCTGTGGCGCCGAGCCGCTGTTCCTGCAGGACTACATCGCCATCGGCAAGGTCGTCCCGGAGAAGGTCGCCGAACTGGTCTCCGGTATCGCCGAGGGCTGTGTGCTGGCCGGCTGTGCGCTGCTCGGCGGGGAGACCGCCGAACATCCCGGACTGATGGACCCCGACGACTACGACCTGTCCGCCACCGGCGTGGGCGTCGTGGAAGCCGACGCGGTGCTCGGCCCGGACCGGGTGCGCCCCGGTGACGTGGTGCTCGCCATGGGCGCCTCGGGCCTGCACTCCAACGGCTACAGCCTGGCCCGCAAGGTGCTGCTGGACATCGACCGGATGTCGCTGACCGGTCACGTCGAGGAGTTCGGCCGCACGCTCGGTGAGGAACTGCTCGAGCCGACCCGCATCTACGCCAAGGACTGCCTGGCGCTGATCGCCGAGACCGATGTGCGCACCTTCGCGCATGTGACCGGCGGCGGCCTGGCGGCCAACCTCGCGCGCGTGATCCCGGCGGGCCTGGTCGCCGAGCTCGATCGCGGCACCTGGAATCCGGCGCCGGTGTTCAAGATGATCGCCCAGCGCGGCCGGGTCGAGCGGGCCGAGATGGAGAAGACCTTCAACATGGGTGTCGGCATGGTCGCCGTGGTGGCGCCCGAGGACGTCGACCGCGCGCTGGCGGTGCTGACCGCTCGCCACGTCGAATGCTGGACGCTGGGCACCGTGAAGAAGGCCAAGGACGCCGATTCCGCGCGGGCCCATTTGCTGGGCGAGCATCCCCGATTCTGATCGGATCGCCGCGGGATTGTCACCGACCGACGAGAAGGGCCGATCGTCCGTTTTGCGGACGATCGGCCCTTTTTCGTGCCGAGAGAAATTCCGGTTCCGGTGAATTCCGCGGCTGATCGGTATCGGTGAGAATTTACCGGACGTCCCGCGCTGCGGCGACGACGAAATCGTCGTTCGGGACTACCCGGCGAAATTCGTTGCCCGGCAACCACGAAGGGTCACCGGACGTCGAATTGTCTTGGCAAGCCTGCTCGACCGAGCCGCGTACCCGGCAACGTGCAAAAGGGAGGCCCCGTCGGCCTCCCCTGTTGACGTTGTATCCGAGTCAGCGGCGCCAGTCGTCGTAGTCGTCCTCGTCCCAGCGGGACAAGGAGTCGTCCGAGTCGTGCTCATCGGACAACACGCCACCACTGTGCTTGGTGGGGTGTCCCGAGAGCTCGCGCTGAAGGCTCGCGAAGTCGGTTGGCGTCGAGCTGTACTTGAGCTCTCGAGCAACCTTGGTCTGCTTTGCCTTAGCCCGGCCACGGCCCATGGCTGACCCCCTCGCGTCACAGCGGGGCGGCCTGGGGTGTGTTGGCGGCCCCGTTCGAATTAATACTCTTCCTGACAGACACTTTAGCGTGTGTCAGGCGTCCGCGCCTCCATGAGTGACCGAAGTGCCCGCGCCGGGTGGTCAGGGCGCCGGAAATTCGTCGTGAGCAGCGTCGCTCAGAGTATGCCGGGGATGGCCCGGACCACCCCCACCCGAGCGTCGCCGCCGAGCACCGGCTGGGCCGCCAAATCCTCGTGGACAGCTGTCCAGTCGATCCCCATCCGCTGCAGAATCGCCAGCGTCAGGGGCATGCGCGCGCGGTCGCCGCCGTCGTCGATCTTGTAAGCGAAAGCCGAACCGTCGGGCAACGCGCCCGCGTGCACTCCGTCGGCGCCGATCTTGCAGACGAGTCCCGGGGTGGCATTCATGATCATCAGGTCCGGTGCGTTCGTGCCGGAAATCACTCGCGGATGGGCGCGGATGGCGTCGGCGACCCGACGCTGCGGACTGCCCGCATCGGCGGTGGCCAGCCGGGCATAGGCGCGGGCGAGGTTGACCAGCGACACCGGGATGATCGGCAACCCGCAGCCGTCGATACCCAGATCGGTCTCGGGTTCGCCGGTCAGTTCGACGATGGTGGCGGCGACGGCCTGCTGCAGCGAGTGGTTCTCCGCCGGATAACCCTCGGCAGGCCAGCCGTTGACCGCGCAGGTGGCGAGCATGGCGGCGTGCTTGCCCGAGCAGTTCATGTAGATCGGGCGCGGGCCCGCGGCCAGCGCCCTGGCGCGGGCGTGCTCGTCGAACGGCAGATCGGGCGGGCAGGCCAGATCGGCTTCGGTGAAACCGAACCGGGTGAGCAGACGCTCGACCAGCGCGACCTGGTCGGGCTCCCCGTAGTGCGAGGCGCTCGACAGCGCCAGTTCCACGTCGTCGGCGGGTTCGAACCCGAGTCGCAGCAGGGCCAGCGCCTGCATCGGCTTGTTGGTGGAGCGCGGGAAGATCGGCAGATGTGTTTCGCCGAGGGACACCGTAGGTTCGCCGTCGGCTCCCAGAACGACCACCGAACCCCGGTGCACGCATTCACGGAAGCCCGAACGCACCACCTCGACCAGTTCCACGCTCATGAGGCCACCTCGTCCTCGACGTCGCCGGCGGGTCCGAAGCGGCCCGCGGGCACGGCGCCGGTGGGGGAGGGCACGCCGTGCCGGCGGGCATGCCGGTCGATCTGCATCCGGACGTCGTCGGAAACCGTCGGCTCCTCGGCGAGCAGGGTGGCCAGCCGGTCCATGTCCGCGCCGGTGAACACCTCACGCACGGTGATCCCGTGGCGGGGCTGGTGCACCACCTCGACGCGATCGCCCGCCCCGATCGTGCCCGATTCGAGCACCCGCAGGTACGCGCCGGTGTGCGCGCGCTGGGTGAAACGCTTCACCCAGCGGGCTTCGCCTGCCACGTGTCCGAAGGTCGCGCACGGCACCCGGGGCGCGCTCACCTCGAGCAGAGTGTCGCCGATCGCCCAGCGCGCGCCGAGCACCGCGTCGGAGACGGCCATTCCCTCGATGCGCAGGTTCTCGCCGAACCAGCCCGCCGGTAGCTCGCGGCCGAGTTCCTCGGCCCAGAGCCGGGCATCCTGCTCGGCATACGCGTAGACGGCCTGGTGCACGCCGCCGTGGTCTCTGGTGTTGCAGACGTGGTCGCCGCTCAGCCCGAGCGGGCCGACCTCGACCCGTCCGCGCACCGGGCGTTTGTCGATGGCGGTGCGCCCGACTCGGCCCGGCACGGTCAGCTCCGCGTGGACCACACATACCGCGAGCACCCGGGCGCGCGCGGCCCGATCATCCGTGGTCGGCATCGGTTCCCCTCCCCTGTTCGGCCGAACACGCCGAGCGGTTCGGTACAGACACGTCAGCGCCGCCGATCCGGCGCCGCTCGCGCCGTGCAGTGCCGATCACCGGCCCCGCAGCCGCTCGACCGCGAGCCTGCCCGCCTGCGGGCCGCTCTCGTCGGGCACCGAGTCGGGGTCGATGGCCGCGGCGCAGGAGCCCACGGTGAGCGCGGTGTCGGCGGGGACGGCGCGTTTGATCAGCGCCAGTGCGATCGGGCCGTATTCGAAGTGGTCGACGACGGTGCCGAGCCTGCCCACCGTGCGCCCGCCCGCCGTCACCTCGTCACCGGGTGCGGGCCGCTCGTCGGCCGATCCGTCCAGATGCAGCAGCACCAGCTGCCGCGGCGGCTTGCCCAGATTGTGGACACGGGCGACCGTCTCCTGCCCGCGATAGCACCCTTTGTCCAGGTGCACCGCGCCGCGTTCGGCGACTCCGCCGATCCAGCGCACCTCGTGTGGAATGGTGCGCTCGTCGGTGTCCAACCCGATCCGTGGGCGCAGCGCGGCCACCCGCAGGGCCTCGAAGGCCCAGAGCCCGGCGGGTTCGGCGCCGGCCTCGGTGAGCTTCGACCACCAGGCGGTGAGCTGATCGCGGGGGATAACCAGGTCGTAGGAATCCTCGGTGGGCCACGGCATCCGGCGCAGGAAGCCGCCGCCGGGCAGCGGGGCGACCTCGTAGACGTCCGGCAGATCGGGCACGCCGAGTGCTTCGCGCAGGCTGTCCACCCGCGGGCCGAGCAGGCTCAGCACCGCGTGATCGGTGGCGGCGGCGGGTTCGGCGTCGGCCCAGAACACCATCTTGGTCAGGAAGTCCAGCAGCGCGGGCCCGCGCTCGCCTTCGGTGTCGATCCACAGGGTGCCGTCGAGATCGCTGAGCACGAAGTGGTGCTGCACGCGACCGTTGAGATCCAGATCGAGGTTCTCCGCCGACTGCCGGTCGGCGAGCCCCGTGAGGTGCTGGCTGGAGATGGTGTGCAGCCAGCTCAGCCGTTCGGCGCCGGTGATCCTCAGTACGAACCGATGCGAGCGGTCCACGATCGCGACCCGTTCGGCGGCGGCACGTTGTTCACCGAGGGGATCGCCGTGATGCCAGGCCACCGCGGCGTCCGGAGAGCCGGGCGGGCCCGCGACAGCGCCCGCGACGGAGAGCAAAGGGCTGGGTGCATCGTCCACGGACACCCCATCCACTCTAGGCGTGCCCTGGCTCATGTGTGCGCACCGGTCCCGGACGGGCCGAAATCTCGCCCGGAGACTGTGAACAAGCACCGTTTCGGCGGCCAGGCGGCGGTCGGAGACACATCCGGTGCCGAGTATGCGAATCCGGTGGTGGAAACTCGCGATTGACGTAGGCACGGGCAACCCGTTCCGCCTAGGCTCGACGCATGGTAGATCGAGTTCTTGTCACCCTCGACGGCGTCGTTCGCGACGCCGACGAGCCGCTGCTGTTCGCCGACGACATCGGGGTGCTGCGCGGCGACGGAGTCTTCGAGACGGTGCTGGTGCGCGATAGCGATCCGTGTGCGCTGGAATTCCACCTCGGCAGACTGCGCCGCTCCTCGCAGGCGCTGGATCTACCCGAGCCCGAACTGGCCAAGTGGCGTGAGGCCGCGCAGCTCGCCGCCAAGGAATGGGGCGCCGAACGCGAGGGCGTGCTGCGCCTGGTGCTCACCCGCGGCCGCGAGGGCGAACTGAACGCGCCTTCCTCTGTCACCTCGGGTGATCTGGCCGCGGCCGTGCCGGTGCCGACCGCTTACGTGCTCGTGACGCCGGTGCCCGAGCGCGTCGAGAAGGCCCGCACCGAGGGTGTGTCGGTGGTGACGCTGGCCCGCGGGATCTCGATCGACCTGGCCCAGGCCGCCCCCTGGCAGCTGCTCGGCGCCAAGACGCTGTCCTATGCGACGAATATGGCCGCGCTGCGGTTCGCGCACCGGATGGGCGCCGACGACGTCATCTTCACCAGCACCGAGAACCGGGTCCTGGAGGGGCCGCGTTCGACGGTCGTCATCGCCAGGGACAAGGAACTGATCACCCCGCCCGCCAAGAACGGTGTGCTGCCCGGCGTGACGCAGCGCGCGCTGTACACCGAGGCGGCCAAGGCGGGCTGGGAATGCCGCTACGCGCCGCTGTTCACCGCCGACCTGCTGACCTGCGACAGCATCTGGATGCTGTCGAGCATCACGCTTGCCGCGCGGGTGAATTCGCTGGACGGTCTGCGGATGTCGGCGCCCGACAACGCCGAGGAGATCATCGACCTCGTCGATCGCGGCATCGAACGCGGCGGAGCGATCGGCGACTGGTGATCGTGGCGGTTCGGCGGCGTGATGCTGCGCACTTCTGGTGCGGGGCGAGCGCCGCCGGGCCGGGAAACCCCAGGTCGGCGCTGAAGTCGATGGGGTTTCGTGACGCGTGCCTCGTTCTCCGGAGGTGCGAGCCGACGTAGCCTTGACTACGACATTTCGTAGTAGGTCGGGTTGGAGGTTCGGATGGATGTGCTGGACATATCCCGGTGGCAGTTCGGTATCACCACCGTCTATCACTTCATGTTCGTCCCGCTCACCATCGGTCTGGCGCCGCTCGTCGCGGGCATGCAGACCGCCTGGGTGATCACGGGCAACGAACGCTGGTACCGCCTGACGAAATTCTTCGGCAAGCTGTTCCTGATCAACTTCGCGCTCGGCGTCGCCACCGGCATCGTGCAGGAATTCCAGTTCGGCATGAACTGGAGCGAATACTCCCGCTTCGTCGGCGACGTCTTCGGCGCCCCCCTGGCACTGGAAGCGCTCATCGCGTTCTTCATGGAGTCGACCTTCATCGGCCTGTGGATCTTCGGTTGGACCCGACTGCCCCGGCTGGTGCACCTGGCCACCATCTGGATCGCCGCGATCGGCGTCAACGCCTCCGCCTACTTCATCATCGCCGCCAACTCGTTCATGCAGCACCCGGTCGGTGCGCGCTACAACCCCGAACGCGGCCGCGCCGAGCTCACCAGCATCTGGGAAGTGCTCACCAACAACACCACCCTGGCCGCGTTCCCGCACGTGATCGCGGGCTCGTTCCTGGTGTCGGGCACCTTCGTGGCCGGTATCGCGGGCTGGTGGATGGTGCGCAACGCGCGCAGCGGTGACCCCGAGAAGATGGCCGAAGCGCGCAGCATGTGGCGGCCGGCCGGGCGGATGGGCGCCTGGGTGATCGCGGTCTCGATGGTCGGACTGGTGATCACCGGCGACATCCAGGGCAAGCTGATGTTCGACCAGCAGCCCATGAAGATGGCCTCGGCCGAATCGCTGTGCCACACGCAGGAAGATCCCGATTTCTCGGTGCTCACCGTCGGCACCCACAACAATTGCGACAGCGTCACCCACCTCATCGAGGTGCCCTATGTGCTGCCTTACCTGGCCGAGGGCAAGGGCAGCGGCGTCACCCTCGAGGGCGTGAAGGACCTCCAGGAGGCCTACGTCGAGAAGTTCGGCCCCGGTGACTACCGGCCCAATCTGTTCGTCACCTACTGGTCCTTCCGCGCCATGATCGGCCTGTCGGCCGGTTCGATCCTGCTGCTGCTGGCCGGATGGTGGGTGACCAGGCGCGGGCGCATCCCCGATCAGCGCTGGTTCTCGTGGCTGAGCCTGCTGGCCATCCCCACCCCGTTCCTGGCCAACAGCGCCGGCTGGGTGTTCACCGAGATGGGCAGGCAGCCGTGGGTGGTCGTGCCCAACCCGACCGGCGACCCGCTGCTGCGGATGACCGTGCAACAGGGCGTCTCCGACCACGCGACGAGCACGGTGATCATCTCGCTGGTGGTGTTCACCCTGCTCTACGGCGTGCTCGCGGTGGCGTGGTTCTTCCTGATGCGCCGCTACGTGATCGAGGGCCCCGACCCGGCGAGCCGCCCCGAACCCCGCGGGCCGGAGGACTACACCGGCGGCGCGGGCGGTGCCCGGGGTGA
Encoded here:
- a CDS encoding cytochrome ubiquinol oxidase subunit I; the encoded protein is MDVLDISRWQFGITTVYHFMFVPLTIGLAPLVAGMQTAWVITGNERWYRLTKFFGKLFLINFALGVATGIVQEFQFGMNWSEYSRFVGDVFGAPLALEALIAFFMESTFIGLWIFGWTRLPRLVHLATIWIAAIGVNASAYFIIAANSFMQHPVGARYNPERGRAELTSIWEVLTNNTTLAAFPHVIAGSFLVSGTFVAGIAGWWMVRNARSGDPEKMAEARSMWRPAGRMGAWVIAVSMVGLVITGDIQGKLMFDQQPMKMASAESLCHTQEDPDFSVLTVGTHNNCDSVTHLIEVPYVLPYLAEGKGSGVTLEGVKDLQEAYVEKFGPGDYRPNLFVTYWSFRAMIGLSAGSILLLLAGWWVTRRGRIPDQRWFSWLSLLAIPTPFLANSAGWVFTEMGRQPWVVVPNPTGDPLLRMTVQQGVSDHATSTVIISLVVFTLLYGVLAVAWFFLMRRYVIEGPDPASRPEPRGPEDYTGGAGGARGEEEKEPAVEQLSFAY